A segment of the Deinococcus reticulitermitis genome:
GTTCAGGCTGTCGGGGGTCAGCACGAGGTCCACGCCGGCTTTGCGAACCTCCTCGCGCAGCTTCATGACGCCCTCGTCACGCTCGCCCGCCGTCACGTCGCGGATATACACCGCGAGCACCCGCCCCGGAAAGCGGCGCACGACCTCGGCGTATATTTCCGGGTCTTTCTCGCCGCTGTCGCCCACAAGCACGAAGCCGAGTTCCGGGTAGCGCTGCAAGATGCGTTCGATCACGCCGTGCTTGTAGCCGCCGTGTCCGCCGAGCAGGTCCATGCCCCAGTTGCGCAGAAACAGCGGCCCGAGCGGAATGCGGCGGTATTCGAGAAACTGCCAGAGCAGGTCGAAGAAGTTCCAGGGACTGCTCGATACGTAAAAGATCGGGTTGCGCGCCTCGCCCTCGCGGGTCAAGGCCCGGTAAAACGCGCCGACGCCGGGAAAAGGCGAGCGGGTGCGCGAGTTGCCCGTGAGGCTGGTCATCAGCATGCGCGGCAGGCTGGTCACGTCCGACTGAATCACGGTGTCGTCGAGGTCGCTGATGATGCCGAAGCGCGCCGCGCCGATCACCTGCACGCGGGCGCGGGTGGGCTTCTCCTCGCGGCCCTCCATCGTCAGGGTCGCCTCGTGCCAGCCGGGGGTCAGCGGGGC
Coding sequences within it:
- a CDS encoding App1 family protein, translating into MNPAKTAFKTLLPVIERTVLSADRSFTGYIQPRRLRGKLIMQPYVGWGTPEGVELTGRVLLPRTVRPARKGDPRWRNFRNVLRRLLSREVGGVRVVGVLDGQNASAVSDSDGYFTLTFTPQAPLTPGWHEATLTMEGREEKPTRARVQVIGAARFGIISDLDDTVIQSDVTSLPRMLMTSLTGNSRTRSPFPGVGAFYRALTREGEARNPIFYVSSSPWNFFDLLWQFLEYRRIPLGPLFLRNWGMDLLGGHGGYKHGVIERILQRYPELGFVLVGDSGEKDPEIYAEVVRRFPGRVLAVYIRDVTAGERDEGVMKLREEVRKAGVDLVLTPDSLNAAGHAMAMGLITPGEYRSVLTSVARTYET